One window of Kryptolebias marmoratus isolate JLee-2015 linkage group LG3, ASM164957v2, whole genome shotgun sequence genomic DNA carries:
- the LOC108247954 gene encoding polymeric immunoglobulin receptor gives MWTFHNLLFYLFTALNCVTCAAGLIRVFGYEGREAHISCSYDPGYESYEKYLCKNGCGDSDVLITTGKTNTTKYFIYDDKTTRIFTTTISDLRFTDAGKYWCGVTRNGKDIYIEVKLEISPDSCCADVTEIQGNEEGSVSIRCPYESKYQKKLKYICRGNQPSTCLQQALITSNNRQNGRFTLSHDQKSETFTVTILNLTLEDSGSYLCGVQTDTGLDVFSATKLEVKEWCCVKSENIRGTSGHPVTLLCSYPREHRNNRKFVCKGEQRSSCKDMMMGQNRFTLHDNSSSSFSVTITKLEAGDAGTYWCRSESEWVVGNYTQFHLSVDKSNTGSNATNLSHVPEKPIKGFPDEVIYVVSAVPAVVLLILITCLVKIFHQKCYKKKEPVRNQLEVINSQMGAEDVYVNHDAVVTRSEKKTSKQQSASYDFEDEDYENVRPSEEIYCNEPFQKTHRR, from the exons ATGTGGACCTTTCACAATCTGCTGTTCTACTTGTTCA CTGCTCTGAATTGTGTGACCTGTGCTGCAGGACTGATTCGTGTGTTTGGATACGAAGGCAGAGAGGCACACATTTCCTGCTCATATGATCCAGGCTATGAAAGTTATGAGAAGTACCTGTGTAAGAATGGCTGCGGTGACAGCGATGTTCTTATTACAAcagggaaaacaaacacaacaaaatactTTATCTATGATGACAAAACGACAAGAATCTTCACAACGACCATCTCTGATCTTCGTTTTACGGATGCTGGGAAATACTGGTGTGGGGTGACCAGGAATGGAAAAGACATCTACATTGAAGTAAAACTGGAAATAAGCCCAG ACAGCTGCTGTGCAGATGTGACTGAAATCCAAGGTAATGAGGAAGGTTCAGTGTCCATCAGATGTCCGTATGAGTCCAAGTATCAGAAGAAGCTGAAGTACATCTGCAGAGGAAACCAGCCCTCCACATGTCTGCAGCAGGCACTGATCACATCTAACAACAGACAGAACGGACGATTCACACTCAGCCATGACCAGAAGTCAGAAACATTCACAGTGACCATTTTAAATCTGACCCTGGAGGATTCTGGGTCGTATCTGTGTGGAGTCCAAACAGACACAGGActggatgttttctctgctactaaactggaggtcaaag AATGGTGCTGTGTGAAATCCGAGAACATAAGGGGGACTTCGGGCCATCCAGTAACTTTGCTTTGCTCCTATCCACGTGAACATCGCAACAACAGGAAGTTCGTCTGCAAAGGAGAGCAACGCAGCAGCTGTAAAGACATGATGATGGGTCAAAACAGGTTCACGCTGCACGACAATTCCTCCAGCTCTTTCTCTGTGACGATCACGAAGCTGGAAGCAGGTGATGCTGGGACGTACTGGTGTCGATCAGAGTCAGAGTGGGTTGTTGGAAACTACACCCAGTTTCATCTGTCTGTGGATAAAAGCAACACAG GGAGCAACGCAACAAATTTGTCACATGTTCCTGAGAAACCTATTAAAG GGTTTCCAGATGAAGTCATATATGTGGTTTCTGCTGTGCCTGCTGTGGTGCTGCTGATACTGATAACTTGCTTGGTTAAAATTTTCCatcaaaaatgttacaaaaagaaag aaccaGTCAGGAACCAACTGGAAGTTATAAACTCACAGATGGGTGCAGAAGAC gtgtATGTAAATCATGATGCTGTCGTAACACGATCAGAGAAGAAAACCTCCAAACAGCAAAGCGCTAGTTATGACTTTGAAGATGAAGATTATGAAAACGTCAGACCATCAGAAGAAATCTACTGTAATGAGCCCTTCCAAAAAACCCACAGGAGATGA